The genome window tgttgtcttcatgttgtcttcatgttgtccccatgttgtcctcatgttgtcctcatgttgtcttcatgttgtcttcatgttgtcctcatgttgtgtgttcttcatgttgttgtcctcatgttgtgttgtgtgtctcaGGGCGACTCCGGCGGTCCACTGGTCTGCCAGAAGGCCGGCGCCTGGACCCTGGTCGGCATCGTGTCCTGGGGCAGCGGCACCTGCACTCCCACAATCCCCGGCGTGTACGCCCGCGTCACCGAGCTCCGCGCCTGGATGGACCAGACCATCGCCGCCAACTGAGCGTCCCTCTGAACCTCGCCATCAATAAATCTCACAAACTCATCTGTTGGTGTCATTTGTTCACGCGGAAGGAGACAGGCTAGGCTAACATGCTAACTCACAGGAAGTTACCatgttagcctagcttagcataaagacaacaCAGAGGCAAACAGTCTAAAATCAAGTAAAACTCGTTAGTTCACATTGAACGCTGATGCAAGTTAATAAATACTTCTGTCCAATCAGGTGATTTCTCACTGGCAGTctgttagcatgttagcctagcttagcataaagctAGCCTTGCTGAAAGTTCAAACTACACCAACCAAGTTAACTCAGGCTAAAACATCATTTTAATTCATAGATTGTTTATCATTTACAAGAGAAAACATTCATGTTTCTTCactgtctctttgtgtctgtaGCTTTCGCCTAATTAGCAtcacctcatttgcatatttaaagcaacatttcCCAGATAGTAATAGTCTGAATGTAAGAAATCAGATGACGTTCCATGATGATCTTTGGAAAAGCAGGAAAGTTGTTtctaatttttaaatgaaactgaTATTATAATTCATATCTCCAGTTAGACATAACTCACTGATCCGTTTCatcagaaaagaaacaaaaatcacaaaaaagtataaaaaaaactgaaaacaagagCAGAAAGCTTGAAAACGCGACATCAACGTTATTGAATCAAAGcgttgttgtgtttctgtgatTTCTTCTACATCAAAGCCTGTAGTCACGGtaacagctgttgttgttgtgttgttattaTGGTTTTTAATGAAGCTGCTGGGCGCTGAGTGCAGCCGTGATGTCATCAGCGACGTTGGGAGAAGCGGCGCCATGTTGGGAGACGGGGACGGACGCCTAATGAAACGGCTGATTGATGGAACGGCTGAAATATAATAACACAAACAGACCTCCATGTTTCAGCTAATGTTCTCCAATCAGAGCTCGTTACTCGCCACTTCACTTCCTGTTTACGGCATCAAACCCCCGGCTGCAGCGCGTTGGGTCCAGAGTCAAAAACATCTCAAAAACCAGGAAGATGTccaaaaagacaagaaaatgtCGCACCAGGGGACAGACAGAACACATGGAGACGTACGGCGTGACGCCGTGATGTCGTCCCGGCGGGCGCcgggcgggggtgggggggggggctgagggGGGACACGGGGTGCGTTCCATTCAGATCATTAGTGTAAAATGAGATAAACGAGACAAAGTGGACGCTGGGAcgatgatgatgtcattaaaaGCAAACATCAAGCAGATCagctgatgatgatgtcatcgcTCAGCCTCCTTTAAATGTCTTCGtccacagacagaaacacagagacagagagacacgaagaaagggaggcagagagacagagacacagagagacacagacacagagacacagagagacaaagacacagagagacatagacacagagagacagagagacaaagacacagagagacaaagacacagagagacagagacacagagagacaaagacacagagagacagagacacagagagacaaagacacagagagacagagacacagagagacacagacacagagacacagagagacaaagacacagagagacagagagacagagacacagagagacagagagacaaagacacagagagacaaagacacagagagacagagacacagagagacaaagacacagagagacagagacacagagagacagagacacggagacaaggagacagagagacacaaagtcAGGTgagtctctctccctccataatactatgatatattatatatatatatatatatatatacatatatatatatatatatatggacataagggacattatgggatggatgaACATATGGGACATTATGGGATATGtccatccatcccataatgtcccCTATGTCcttccatcccataatgtcccATAcgtccatcccataatgtcccCTATGTCCATTCATCCCATAATGTCCCAAATGTCCTTCCCTCCCATAATGTCCCATACGTCCATCCATCCCACAAtgtccatcccataatgtcccCTAtgtccatcccataatgtcccCTAtgtccatcccataatgtcccatatatccatcccataatgtcccCTATGTCcttccatcccataatgtctccgactcttcttcttctgcaggaTGTTTGCGCTGCTCTGCTGTTTCTCCTTCAGTCTGCTGCATCTCTCTTCTTCGTTGGTGCATGGTAACCTCCAGCTGGATGACGTTGCACATGCTGGTCGCCGTGGCGACGCAGCGTACTTGTCAGACCTGGGTAAgtgacagccaatcacagtgcTCCGACCAAACCTAACGCTGGCACTTTTTACTTTGAAGTGCTTATACTCATCTTTGATGGTATTTGTAACGCTAACTTAGCGCtaacagcaggtgtgtgtgtgtgtgtgtgtgtgtgtgtgtgtcctgcagaAAGAAGCCACGCCCCCGAAGCGCTGCGTGACTCCGCCCCCCTACCTGTCGACGAGGAGGATCACTTCCTGATGGACGCAGCCTACGACGAGGTGGGCAGGGCTTATCCTCCAAgcgttagcatgttagc of Etheostoma spectabile isolate EspeVRDwgs_2016 chromosome 1, UIUC_Espe_1.0, whole genome shotgun sequence contains these proteins:
- the agrp gene encoding LOW QUALITY PROTEIN: agouti-related protein (The sequence of the model RefSeq protein was modified relative to this genomic sequence to represent the inferred CDS: deleted 2 bases in 1 codon), which produces MFALLCCFSFSLLHLSSSLVHGNLQLDDVAHAGRRGDAAYLSDLERSHAPEALRDSAPLPVDEEDHFLMDAAYDEDLYAALQPAMRSPRRCIPHQQSCLGYPLPCCDACDTCYCRFFNAICYWPPRGPRACPPRRT